A stretch of Arachis hypogaea cultivar Tifrunner chromosome 15, arahy.Tifrunner.gnm2.J5K5, whole genome shotgun sequence DNA encodes these proteins:
- the LOC112751907 gene encoding delta(3,5)-Delta(2,4)-dienoyl-CoA isomerase, peroxisomal-like, which translates to MAEEKYKTLEVVEKNPKSGVFHIYLNHPRQRNALTHDFFTEFPKALYCTEDAFFSVKEVDLALAADLDTLQRLPLIVGYGNTMELALTARRFSGSEAKQLGLVSRAFPSNDDLDQAGSCVAGRDFPAALCNRKIIGTRYFSAGYEATNDKMNDTLEYRSPRDSDGHGV; encoded by the exons ATGGCGGAGGAGAAATACAAAACCCTAGAGGTAGTAGAGAAGAACCCCAAATCAGGGGTGTTCCACATTTACTTGAATCATCCGAGACAACGCAACGCTCTGACGCATGATTTCTTCACTGAATTTCCCAAAGCCCT GTATTGCACGGAGGACGCGTTCTTTTCGGTGAAGGAGGTTGATTTGGCCCTGGCTGCTGATCTCGACACTCTTCAGAGACTGCCATTAATTGTTGGCTACGGTAACACCATGGAGTTGGCCTTGACAGCTCGCCGGTTTTCCGGTTCTGAAGCTAAGCAGTTGGGCCTCGTTTCTCGCGCTTTCCCTTCCAATGATGACCTCGATCAAGCTGGCAGCTGCGTCGCTGGAAGGGACTTCCCCGCCGCCTTGTGCAACCGAAAGATTATTGGGACTCGCTACTTCTCCGCCGGCTACGAGGCCACCAACGACAAGATGAATGACACCCTTGAGTACCGTTCTCCTAGGGACTCCGATGGCCATG gTGTATAA
- the LOC112751906 gene encoding uncharacterized protein, producing MGSLMASTLTLVLAIISLCFPSQISANNYRYSSPPPPPKEPYYYHSPPPPVHSPPPPYYYHSPPPPVHSPPPPYHYSSPPPPPKKPYYYHSPPPPVHSPPPPYYYHSPPPPVHSPPPPYKYPSPPPPYKYSSPPPPPYHYSSPPPPPKKPYKYPSPPPPVYKYKSPPPPPYHYSSPPPPPKKPYKYSSPPPPPYHYSSPPPPPKKPYKYSSPPPPPYHYSSPPPPPKKPYKYSSPPPPVYKYKSPPPPVYSPPPPHYVYASPPPPYHHY from the coding sequence ATGGGGTCCCTAATGGCCTCTACACTCACTCTTGTATTAGCAATTATATCTCTTTGCTTCCCATCTCAAATTTCAGCCAATAACTACCGCTACTcatctccaccaccaccacctaaaGAGCCTTACTACTACCACTCTCCGCCGCCACCGGTGCACTCCCCACCTCCACCATACTACTACCACTCTCCGCCTCCTCCAGTTCACTCGCCTCCTCCACCATACCATTATTcttctccaccaccaccacctaaaAAGCCTTACTATTACCACTCTCCTCCTCCTCCAGTTCACTCGCCGCCACCACCATATTACTATCACTCTCCGCCTCCTCCAGTTCACTCGCCACCTCCACCCTACAAATATCCTTCTCCTCCACCACCCTACAAATACTcatctccaccaccaccaccctacCATTATTCTTCTCCGCCGCCACCACCAAAGAAACCCTACAAATACCCATCTCCTCCACCACCAGTTTACAAGTACAAGTCTCCTCCTCCACCACCCTACCATTATTcttctcctccaccaccaccaaagAAGCCCTACAAGTACTCATCTCCACCGCCACCACCCTACCAttattcttctcctcctcctccaccaaagaagcCCTACAAGTACTCATCTCCACCGCCACCACCCTACCAttattcttctcctcctcctccaccaaagaagcCCTACAAGTACTCATCTCCACCACCACCAGTTTACAAATATAAGTCTCCTCCTCCACCAGTTTATTCACCACCTCCACCACATTACGTCTATGCTTCACCTCCTCCACCATACCACCACTACTAG